Proteins from a genomic interval of Acetobacterium woodii DSM 1030:
- the gatB gene encoding Asp-tRNA(Asn)/Glu-tRNA(Gln) amidotransferase subunit GatB has translation MEYEMVIGMEIHVELGTKTKIFCSCPTAFGQDENTHTCPVCLGMPGVLPVLNEKVVEYATRAGLALNCEIAHFSKMDRKNYFYPDLPKAYQTSQFDLPICTGGIVQIDIDGVKKDIGITRIHIEEDAGKLLHESADGTLVDVNRCGVPLIEIVTEPDLRSAEEARAFAEKIRNILEYTGVSDCKMEQGSMRFDVNLSIREKGSEVLGTRTEMKNLNSFRALIRAVQYESKRQIIELKKGHRIIQETRKWDDTKGISSSLRSKEEAHDYRYFPEPDLVPIVLAPEYIAKIKSELPELPEAKKQRYIDEYKLPEYDAGVLTTTGVTARFFEEAVAQYHEPKQISNWLMVEIPPLLKEKELTMENITITPLQLVELLKLVKNNEISGNTGKEVLKEMFNTGKNPGVIVKEQGLAQMSDTGELEAIIEKIVADNPKSVEDIGAGNEKAYGFLTGQVMKATKGKANAQVANEIIRAVVAKQLA, from the coding sequence ATGGAATATGAAATGGTCATTGGAATGGAAATCCATGTTGAGTTAGGCACAAAAACAAAGATATTCTGTTCCTGTCCAACCGCGTTTGGTCAGGATGAAAATACTCATACCTGCCCGGTTTGTCTGGGGATGCCGGGAGTTTTGCCAGTGCTTAATGAAAAAGTTGTCGAATATGCAACTCGCGCCGGTTTAGCCTTAAATTGTGAAATTGCCCACTTTAGCAAAATGGACCGGAAAAATTATTTTTATCCGGATTTACCAAAAGCTTATCAAACTTCGCAGTTTGATCTGCCAATCTGTACGGGTGGAATTGTTCAAATTGATATCGATGGTGTTAAAAAAGATATTGGTATTACCCGAATCCATATTGAAGAAGATGCCGGAAAACTGCTTCATGAATCAGCTGACGGAACCTTGGTCGATGTGAACCGATGCGGGGTACCACTGATTGAGATTGTTACCGAACCAGATCTGCGCAGTGCCGAAGAAGCCAGAGCATTCGCCGAAAAAATCCGAAATATTCTTGAGTATACCGGGGTATCGGACTGTAAGATGGAACAAGGTTCGATGCGTTTTGATGTAAATCTGTCAATTCGCGAAAAAGGATCAGAGGTATTAGGAACGCGAACGGAAATGAAAAACCTTAACTCGTTCCGGGCCTTGATTCGAGCCGTGCAATATGAAAGCAAACGACAAATTATCGAGTTAAAAAAAGGTCACCGAATTATTCAGGAAACGCGAAAATGGGATGATACCAAAGGGATCTCATCATCGCTTCGAAGTAAAGAAGAAGCGCACGATTACCGCTATTTCCCGGAACCGGATCTGGTGCCGATTGTGCTTGCACCGGAATACATCGCAAAGATAAAAAGTGAGTTGCCGGAATTGCCGGAAGCCAAGAAACAACGTTATATCGATGAATATAAATTACCCGAATACGATGCCGGGGTATTAACGACCACCGGTGTGACGGCCCGATTTTTTGAAGAAGCGGTGGCACAATATCATGAACCGAAACAAATTTCAAACTGGCTGATGGTTGAAATTCCACCATTACTTAAAGAAAAAGAATTAACCATGGAAAATATTACCATCACGCCGTTACAACTGGTGGAACTGCTGAAATTGGTAAAAAACAATGAAATCAGCGGCAATACCGGAAAAGAAGTATTAAAAGAGATGTTTAATACCGGCAAGAATCCCGGTGTTATTGTTAAAGAACAAGGACTTGCGCAAATGAGTGATACTGGTGAACTGGAAGCGATTATCGAAAAAATTGTTGCGGATAATCCTAAATCAGTTGAGGATATTGGCGCCGGCAATGAAAAAGCTTACGGTTTCTTAACCGGACAGGTGATGAAAGCAACTAAAGGCAAAGCCAATGCGCAGGTCGCAAATGAAATTATTCGGGCAGTTGTCGCTAAACAGTTAGCGTAA
- the rph gene encoding ribonuclease PH: protein METIKEIKTLELANQRIDGRKANELRPMTVTRHFIKHASGSVLIEVGDTKVICTAMVEEKVPPFLKGQKKGWITAEYEMLPGSTNTRKSRDRNRGKIDGRTMEIQRLIGRSLRSIIDLNKLGERTLWIDCDVIQADGGTRTAAITGAFIALHDALTELLKKGKIKEMPITNFVAATSVGVYQGEAIVDLCYEEDSNAEVDMNMVMTASGDIIEIQGTGEERPFNKEELHKMMALGEANIKKIIAFQKETLLEGVNNE, encoded by the coding sequence ATGGAAACTATCAAAGAAATAAAAACATTAGAATTAGCCAATCAACGGATCGATGGTCGAAAAGCCAACGAGTTAAGACCAATGACCGTCACCCGTCATTTTATTAAGCATGCCTCGGGATCGGTTTTGATTGAAGTCGGAGACACCAAGGTAATTTGTACGGCGATGGTGGAAGAAAAAGTGCCGCCGTTTTTAAAAGGCCAAAAAAAGGGCTGGATTACCGCTGAATATGAAATGTTACCGGGGTCAACCAATACGCGTAAAAGCCGGGATCGGAACCGGGGCAAAATTGACGGGCGTACGATGGAAATACAACGGCTAATCGGTCGAAGTTTGCGCTCAATTATTGATCTGAACAAGTTGGGAGAACGGACGTTGTGGATTGATTGCGATGTCATCCAAGCCGATGGGGGAACCCGGACAGCTGCGATTACGGGGGCTTTTATTGCGCTCCATGATGCTTTAACCGAACTGTTAAAAAAAGGCAAGATTAAAGAAATGCCGATTACCAATTTTGTGGCGGCAACCAGCGTCGGCGTTTATCAAGGGGAAGCAATTGTCGATTTGTGTTATGAAGAAGACTCTAATGCTGAGGTTGATATGAATATGGTGATGACAGCGTCTGGTGACATCATTGAGATTCAGGGAACGGGCGAAGAACGTCCTTTTAATAAAGAAGAACTTCACAAGATGATGGCGTTGGGAGAAGCGAACATCAAAAAAATTATTGCTTTTCAAAAAGAAACCTTATTGGAAGGAGTCAATAACGAATGA
- the rdgB gene encoding RdgB/HAM1 family non-canonical purine NTP pyrophosphatase, with product MTRTILLATGNQDKAKELKAMLGDDFEVLTMKDLGIKLEIIEDGLTYEANALIKVRALKPYVKDKALIIMGDDSGLSVDCLNGDPGIYSARYAGENVSYRDNNKKLLKAMANVPEANRGAAFITAIAMILPDGRELTCEGLVRGKIAFDYCGEGGFGYDPLFIHEASGRCYGDMTKAEKNSLSHRAVAVEKARQLLNQVF from the coding sequence ATGACGCGAACAATACTTTTAGCCACTGGAAATCAGGACAAGGCGAAAGAGCTAAAAGCAATGCTGGGTGATGATTTTGAAGTTCTGACGATGAAGGATTTAGGGATAAAGCTTGAAATCATTGAAGATGGCTTGACTTATGAAGCTAATGCGTTGATCAAGGTGCGGGCATTAAAACCTTATGTAAAAGATAAAGCGCTGATTATTATGGGTGACGATTCCGGATTATCGGTAGATTGTTTAAATGGCGATCCCGGGATTTATTCGGCTCGTTATGCGGGGGAAAATGTTAGCTATCGGGACAACAATAAAAAATTATTAAAAGCGATGGCCAATGTTCCCGAAGCCAATCGAGGCGCCGCCTTTATTACTGCGATCGCAATGATATTGCCAGATGGTCGCGAATTAACCTGTGAGGGTTTAGTTCGGGGTAAAATAGCTTTTGATTATTGCGGTGAAGGCGGATTTGGTTATGATCCACTGTTTATCCACGAAGCATCGGGACGTTGTTATGGTGATATGACCAAAGCCGAAAAAAACAGTTTGAGTCATCGCGCCGTAGCGGTTGAAAAAGCACGGCAACTATTGAATCAGGTATTTTAA
- a CDS encoding metallophosphoesterase family protein yields MKIGIMSDSHGNLKAVKQAVDEMGPVDVIIHLGDYVEDALYLRTITNTPVHILKGNLDSYANEGSMVLETTLGGFTFFASHGHKYGVKNNLDRLYYAGMEKNAQVVLYGHTHQAYINDDGRMLVMNPGSVGAPRMGDPESYGLITIEKGNLDAKIIPLWG; encoded by the coding sequence ATGAAAATTGGAATAATGAGCGATAGCCATGGGAATTTAAAAGCTGTTAAACAAGCAGTTGATGAAATGGGACCGGTTGATGTCATCATACATCTTGGCGATTATGTTGAAGACGCCCTTTATTTGCGAACGATTACCAATACCCCTGTCCATATCCTTAAAGGCAACTTGGATTCGTATGCGAATGAAGGCAGTATGGTTTTAGAAACCACATTAGGGGGCTTTACGTTTTTTGCCAGTCATGGACATAAATATGGGGTGAAAAATAATTTGGATCGTCTCTATTATGCGGGAATGGAAAAAAACGCCCAGGTGGTTTTATATGGCCACACCCATCAGGCCTACATTAATGATGACGGTCGAATGCTGGTGATGAACCCCGGTTCGGTGGGGGCACCAAGAATGGGTGATCCCGAAAGTTATGGTTTGATTACCATTGAAAAAGGAAACCTGGATGCGAAAATTATCCCACTTTGGGGGTAA
- a CDS encoding ArsR/SmtB family transcription factor: METIDLVKIFKALSSEQRLNIFKMLYQWNQSATEGTECLCLEEGVEKCFTKTCDCLNLSKSTISHHFKELENAGLITCTRVGQSSVCKINMEAVAAIRGFLN; encoded by the coding sequence ATGGAAACAATCGATTTAGTAAAAATTTTCAAAGCACTTTCGAGTGAACAACGATTAAATATTTTTAAAATGCTGTATCAATGGAATCAGTCTGCTACTGAGGGGACGGAATGCCTATGCCTGGAAGAAGGGGTTGAAAAGTGTTTTACCAAAACCTGTGATTGCTTGAATTTATCAAAGTCAACCATTTCGCACCATTTTAAGGAGCTTGAAAATGCCGGTTTAATTACCTGTACTCGGGTGGGACAAAGTTCTGTTTGCAAGATTAACATGGAAGCGGTAGCAGCGATCAGGGGTTTTTTAAATTAA
- a CDS encoding ABC transporter ATP-binding protein: MMLNISNVSMIYQKGKKEALKDINLNIAEGEFTALLGQNGAGKSTLINILAGNVKKTQGTVKIGGYSIDRNELETKKIIGIVPQDTGYDFVFTIDEALKKQSGYFGIKNNHEYIDELLAELYLTEKRGARLRDLSGGMRRRFLIAKALVHKPKILILDEPTAGVDIEMRHTLYDFLIKLHQSGTTIILTTHYIEEAEKLCKRIVIINDGKIIADEPKEELMETFSKEVIVEVHFEDELKLTDFEFLKEYAPQIEEKTKLQLKTSKKDLSKVFKKLADQNMAFTNLVVEKPKLEDIYLDIIKH, translated from the coding sequence ATGATGCTGAATATTAGCAATGTATCAATGATCTATCAGAAAGGAAAAAAAGAAGCGTTAAAAGATATCAATTTAAATATTGCCGAGGGTGAATTTACAGCCTTATTAGGACAAAATGGCGCCGGCAAAAGCACGTTGATTAATATCTTAGCCGGTAACGTAAAAAAGACGCAGGGAACTGTAAAAATCGGCGGGTATAGCATTGATCGAAATGAACTTGAAACAAAAAAGATCATTGGCATTGTACCTCAAGATACCGGTTATGATTTTGTTTTTACAATCGATGAAGCGTTAAAAAAACAATCGGGATATTTTGGAATCAAAAATAATCACGAATATATCGATGAACTATTGGCAGAACTTTATTTAACGGAAAAAAGAGGGGCCCGATTGCGTGACCTTTCAGGTGGTATGCGAAGAAGATTTTTGATCGCAAAGGCATTGGTGCATAAACCCAAAATCCTGATTTTAGATGAACCAACGGCGGGTGTTGATATTGAAATGCGTCATACCTTATATGACTTTTTAATTAAACTGCATCAATCGGGAACCACAATTATTCTGACGACGCATTACATTGAAGAAGCCGAAAAATTATGCAAACGGATTGTAATCATTAATGATGGCAAGATTATTGCGGATGAACCAAAAGAAGAGCTGATGGAGACATTCTCAAAAGAAGTCATTGTTGAGGTTCATTTTGAAGACGAACTGAAACTTACTGATTTTGAGTTTTTGAAAGAATACGCTCCGCAGATTGAAGAAAAAACCAAATTACAGTTAAAAACATCCAAAAAAGATTTGTCAAAAGTCTTTAAAAAATTAGCTGATCAAAACATGGCGTTTACTAATCTTGTGGTTGAAAAACCCAAATTAGAAGATATTTATTTAGATATTATCAAGCATTAG
- a CDS encoding ABC transporter permease translates to MKKSIMFYNRIGFITLLNREIHRFMKVPVQTILAPLISNILYMAIFGGMLQTRSVGIDGVSYLHFLVPGLATMGAIFAAFQNPAFSIISQKFQNTIQDLNSYPISITEKILAFVFGGMFRGVLVGVLTYAATIFFVGYEVVHPLFFVLALMATSFVFASIGLIAGLILDNFEKMNFILAIIITPLTYLGGVFFEISKLPGFLSAIKYINPIFPLVNVSRYAYIGVCEGNITIHIVITLALVLSSFFIAAYVFKKGIGIKTI, encoded by the coding sequence ATGAAAAAAAGTATCATGTTTTATAACCGGATCGGTTTTATAACCTTGTTAAACAGAGAGATTCATCGCTTTATGAAGGTACCGGTACAGACGATTCTGGCACCACTTATTTCCAATATCCTTTATATGGCAATTTTTGGGGGGATGCTACAGACTCGGTCTGTAGGGATTGATGGGGTCAGTTATCTGCATTTTCTGGTTCCTGGTTTAGCAACGATGGGAGCGATTTTTGCAGCCTTTCAAAATCCGGCTTTTTCGATTATTTCCCAGAAATTTCAGAATACGATTCAAGATCTGAACAGTTACCCGATTTCGATTACGGAAAAAATTCTGGCCTTTGTTTTTGGCGGGATGTTTAGAGGCGTTTTAGTAGGGGTGCTAACTTATGCGGCCACAATTTTTTTTGTCGGATATGAAGTTGTGCATCCACTATTTTTTGTATTAGCTTTGATGGCGACATCGTTTGTTTTTGCATCAATAGGTTTAATCGCGGGATTGATCTTAGATAATTTTGAGAAAATGAATTTTATCCTTGCAATTATCATTACTCCGCTCACTTATCTCGGCGGCGTTTTTTTTGAGATTTCAAAGTTGCCGGGGTTTTTGTCGGCAATTAAATATATTAACCCCATTTTCCCGTTAGTGAATGTCTCACGATATGCCTATATTGGTGTTTGCGAAGGAAACATAACAATCCATATCGTTATCACACTGGCTTTGGTTTTGAGTTCGTTTTTTATTGCGGCTTATGTATTTAAAAAGGGGATTGGTATTAAAACGATATAA
- a CDS encoding MFS transporter, whose protein sequence is MAQKNSFITTVAIMSIFFIAMGVGTITPALNSIMLAFPDLSVSTIYLTSTLPSLTCIPATLFAGAVAGSKVRFKTLGIIGVALFVVGGVIPFFITDFTMILIARAIFGIGLGIISPIGNAIIIGLYEGEKQASLLGIGTVMMNVGGIILQFLGGALAGIGWNYAFLPHLLGILTLLLVMFFLPEPEKIEHPEGTEKPKIVIKSSIWIVAILFGVVMFIDYPMLMGMSTFLANNNIGGPTTAAIVLAFFTVGGMVGGAIFASVFKFAKRFTVGIGLLFMAVAYVFVLYTGNVALITVGAAFEGIGFSILMPSVFTIVGMTASPQSVPMCASIILAVMNAFAFVSTYWIALIGGITGDAVGGPMFAAMIIAAVGGVIFLFVDPFPQMPKAE, encoded by the coding sequence ATGGCACAAAAGAATTCATTTATTACAACGGTCGCTATTATGTCCATTTTCTTTATCGCAATGGGCGTAGGAACGATTACACCGGCGCTTAATAGTATTATGCTGGCGTTTCCAGATTTATCGGTATCGACAATTTACTTAACATCAACCTTACCGTCCTTGACGTGTATACCGGCAACGCTTTTTGCTGGGGCGGTCGCCGGTAGCAAAGTAAGATTTAAGACACTCGGAATTATTGGTGTTGCATTGTTTGTTGTTGGTGGCGTGATCCCTTTCTTTATAACCGATTTCACCATGATTCTAATTGCCCGCGCAATTTTTGGTATTGGTCTTGGGATTATTTCTCCAATCGGAAATGCCATCATTATCGGTTTGTACGAAGGGGAGAAGCAAGCAAGCTTACTCGGAATCGGTACGGTAATGATGAATGTTGGTGGTATTATTTTGCAATTTTTAGGTGGTGCATTGGCAGGTATTGGTTGGAATTATGCGTTTCTTCCACATCTCTTAGGGATCTTGACACTCTTATTAGTGATGTTTTTTTTGCCGGAACCAGAAAAAATCGAACATCCTGAAGGAACTGAAAAACCGAAAATTGTTATCAAATCCAGTATTTGGATCGTAGCAATTCTTTTTGGAGTAGTAATGTTTATTGATTATCCGATGTTGATGGGGATGTCAACATTTTTGGCAAATAATAATATTGGAGGTCCGACAACTGCAGCGATTGTGTTAGCGTTTTTTACTGTCGGAGGGATGGTTGGCGGAGCCATCTTTGCTAGTGTGTTCAAATTTGCAAAAAGATTTACGGTTGGAATTGGTTTGTTATTTATGGCGGTAGCTTATGTGTTTGTTTTGTATACTGGGAATGTTGCACTTATTACAGTTGGTGCTGCATTTGAAGGGATTGGTTTTTCAATTCTGATGCCATCAGTATTTACAATTGTTGGAATGACCGCATCGCCACAATCCGTTCCGATGTGTGCTTCCATTATCCTTGCTGTCATGAATGCATTTGCATTTGTATCAACCTATTGGATTGCTTTAATTGGTGGTATTACCGGTGACGCAGTCGGAGGACCAATGTTTGCAGCAATGATAATAGCAGCAGTTGGCGGTGTGATCTTCTTGTTTGTTGATCCATTCCCCCAAATGCCAAAAGCCGAATAA
- a CDS encoding alpha/beta hydrolase, whose product MSEKKNFKKAIKIAAIIFTALIIGILTYLGDYYRGDQTAHEAMQSNEQVKVQEEGNLIIFTPTTDAGETGFIFYPGGKVEAIAYAPLMQLLAKQGFTAVIVKMPFNLAVLNPDGANEAVAALPEINDWVIGGHSLGGVMAADYVANHPDQVEGLVLLGAYANKDLSQSKVTALSLFGTEDWGLKPEAFAAAKNKMPEKTTYFEMIGANHSGFGNYGAQAGDGTAFISAEEQQALTVEKIMEIWKGN is encoded by the coding sequence ATGAGCGAAAAAAAGAATTTTAAAAAGGCGATCAAAATTGCCGCTATTATTTTTACGGCTTTGATCATTGGAATATTGACTTATCTGGGCGATTATTACCGGGGCGATCAAACCGCCCATGAGGCGATGCAATCAAACGAACAGGTGAAGGTGCAAGAAGAAGGCAACTTGATTATTTTTACGCCGACAACTGATGCAGGCGAAACAGGTTTTATTTTTTATCCCGGCGGGAAGGTAGAAGCGATTGCCTATGCACCATTAATGCAATTGTTGGCAAAACAAGGGTTTACAGCCGTGATTGTAAAGATGCCGTTTAATTTGGCGGTTTTGAATCCCGATGGCGCAAATGAAGCGGTTGCAGCTTTACCGGAGATAAACGATTGGGTCATTGGTGGCCACTCGTTAGGTGGGGTGATGGCAGCGGATTATGTCGCTAATCATCCGGATCAGGTTGAAGGGTTAGTTCTATTGGGTGCTTATGCCAATAAAGATTTATCGCAAAGTAAGGTCACCGCTTTAAGTTTATTTGGAACGGAAGATTGGGGTTTGAAACCGGAAGCATTTGCAGCGGCAAAAAATAAAATGCCGGAAAAGACGACTTACTTTGAGATGATTGGTGCAAACCATAGTGGCTTTGGCAATTATGGGGCGCAAGCTGGTGATGGGACTGCGTTTATTTCAGCGGAGGAGCAACAAGCGCTAACCGTTGAAAAAATTATGGAAATCTGGAAAGGAAACTGA
- the msrA gene encoding peptide-methionine (S)-S-oxide reductase MsrA produces the protein MEDNIKEITLAGGCFWGTQRYFQAIKGVVQTEVGYANGKTKKPTYQDVCQHNTGHAEVVKVFYDQQMITLPFLLTLYFEIIDPVAVNRQGNDVGSQYRTGIYYQDPADQEVILKSVHELRLEMGVPLAIEVLPLENYSPAEAYHQEYLKKNPGGYCHIGSQEFNKAAKAIDPSIK, from the coding sequence ATGGAAGATAATATAAAAGAAATAACATTGGCTGGAGGTTGTTTTTGGGGAACCCAAAGGTATTTTCAAGCGATTAAAGGGGTGGTTCAAACGGAGGTTGGTTATGCCAATGGGAAAACCAAAAAACCAACGTACCAAGATGTCTGTCAGCATAATACCGGACATGCCGAGGTCGTAAAGGTTTTTTATGATCAGCAAATGATCACGCTGCCGTTTTTATTAACACTATATTTTGAAATCATCGATCCGGTAGCGGTAAATCGGCAGGGAAATGATGTTGGAAGTCAGTATCGTACGGGTATTTATTATCAGGACCCCGCAGATCAGGAAGTGATTTTAAAATCAGTACATGAATTAAGGCTGGAAATGGGTGTTCCGTTGGCGATTGAAGTGTTGCCACTGGAAAATTACAGTCCGGCCGAGGCGTATCATCAGGAATATCTTAAGAAGAATCCCGGTGGCTATTGTCATATTGGGAGTCAAGAATTTAACAAAGCGGCCAAAGCGATAGATCCATCAATTAAATAA
- a CDS encoding YccF domain-containing protein codes for MRIIGNIIWIIFGGLIMAIVWLLAGILCCITIIGIPLGLQAFKMAQLVFWPFGKSVDYSGMGTGSVILNILWILIFGWGLALGSAVLGLVYCITVIGIPFGLQWLKFAKLALFPFGAQIIDIQ; via the coding sequence ATGCGTATTATTGGGAATATCATTTGGATTATATTTGGTGGCTTGATCATGGCAATTGTCTGGCTGCTGGCGGGGATTCTTTGCTGTATCACGATTATTGGCATCCCTCTGGGGTTGCAGGCTTTTAAAATGGCACAACTGGTGTTTTGGCCTTTTGGGAAAAGTGTCGATTATTCGGGGATGGGAACCGGTTCGGTGATTTTGAATATTTTATGGATTCTTATTTTTGGTTGGGGGTTGGCATTGGGGTCGGCAGTTTTAGGTTTGGTTTATTGTATTACGGTTATCGGCATTCCGTTTGGATTACAATGGCTTAAATTTGCCAAGTTGGCGCTGTTTCCATTTGGCGCACAAATCATTGATATTCAATGA
- a CDS encoding methionine ABC transporter ATP-binding protein has protein sequence MKKTSPKPIIEIRDLGKTFRPKSGEVKALDGINLNINQGDIYGIIGMSGAGKSTLVRCINLLEKPTSGSVFIDGQDISQLTEKELRTVRYSVGMIFQQFNLLMQRSSEKNILFPLEIAGVDKETAKKRTAELLELVGLPDKAKAYPAQLSGGQKQRIAIARALANNPKILLCDEATSALDPSTTNSILKLLKEINQKLGITIVIITHEMSVVEQICSHVAIIDKSKIAEDGEVEEIFKNPQTEIAKKMIFSENDQGQVAMGKNRYRIVFDEKSSSESVIAEMILETKCRVNILHADMKNIDGITFGQMVIQLPEDELSASRAIHYLKSHQITVEEVGRHVG, from the coding sequence ATGAAGAAGACGTCCCCAAAACCCATTATTGAAATAAGAGATCTGGGCAAAACATTTCGCCCCAAAAGTGGTGAAGTAAAAGCTTTAGATGGGATTAATCTAAATATTAATCAAGGTGATATTTATGGCATTATCGGCATGAGCGGGGCTGGAAAAAGTACCTTGGTACGTTGTATTAATTTGCTTGAAAAACCGACCAGTGGGAGTGTTTTTATCGATGGTCAGGATATTTCCCAGCTAACCGAAAAAGAACTGCGGACGGTACGCTATTCGGTGGGAATGATTTTTCAGCAATTTAATTTGCTGATGCAGCGGAGCTCAGAAAAAAATATTCTTTTTCCGCTGGAAATTGCCGGAGTAGATAAAGAAACGGCGAAAAAAAGAACCGCGGAACTGTTAGAATTGGTGGGTCTGCCGGATAAAGCCAAAGCTTATCCGGCACAATTATCAGGCGGACAAAAACAACGAATTGCGATAGCCAGAGCATTAGCTAATAATCCTAAAATTCTTTTGTGCGATGAAGCGACTTCGGCCCTTGATCCTTCAACAACCAACTCCATTCTGAAGCTATTAAAAGAAATTAATCAAAAATTGGGAATTACAATAGTGATTATTACGCATGAAATGAGTGTGGTTGAGCAGATTTGCAGCCATGTGGCGATTATCGATAAAAGCAAGATTGCCGAGGATGGGGAAGTCGAAGAAATATTTAAAAACCCCCAAACCGAAATTGCCAAGAAAATGATTTTTTCTGAAAATGATCAAGGTCAGGTGGCAATGGGTAAGAATCGTTATCGGATTGTTTTTGATGAAAAATCATCATCCGAGTCAGTAATCGCCGAAATGATTTTGGAAACAAAATGTAGGGTTAATATTCTTCATGCTGATATGAAAAATATTGACGGCATCACTTTTGGGCAAATGGTGATTCAGTTGCCGGAAGACGAACTGAGTGCATCCCGGGCCATTCACTATTTGAAGTCCCACCAAATTACAGTTGAGGAGGTGGGAAGACATGTGGGATAG
- a CDS encoding methionine ABC transporter permease — protein MWDSSMTALIIQGTFETLYMTLASTLLAYLIGLPMGVLLVTSDSEGIVPIKSLNTVLNIIVNITRSIPFLILLIAVIPLTRLITGTTIGSTATIVPLVIAAAPFIARLVESSIKEVDYGIIEASLSMGASPLQVVTKVMIPEAKPSLIIGAAIATTTILGYSAMAGIVGGGGLGDIAIRFGYYRYETGMMVVTVVLLVLVVQIFQEVGMKIAQKQDRRK, from the coding sequence ATGTGGGATAGTTCAATGACAGCATTGATTATTCAAGGAACCTTTGAAACTTTGTATATGACATTAGCTTCAACATTGCTGGCTTATCTTATCGGATTGCCCATGGGGGTATTGTTAGTCACCAGTGATTCGGAAGGGATTGTCCCGATAAAAAGTCTTAATACCGTGTTGAATATTATTGTCAATATTACCCGGTCGATTCCGTTTTTAATTTTATTAATTGCGGTGATTCCGTTAACGCGACTGATTACCGGAACAACCATTGGTTCGACCGCAACAATTGTTCCGTTGGTGATCGCAGCGGCTCCGTTTATTGCCCGGCTGGTTGAATCTTCGATTAAAGAAGTGGACTATGGAATTATTGAAGCATCTCTTTCAATGGGCGCCAGTCCCCTGCAAGTGGTGACAAAGGTGATGATTCCAGAAGCCAAACCTTCGTTAATTATTGGCGCAGCGATCGCAACAACAACGATTTTAGGGTACTCAGCGATGGCGGGAATTGTTGGTGGCGGCGGACTTGGTGATATTGCCATTCGCTTTGGTTATTATCGATATGAAACCGGTATGATGGTGGTTACCGTGGTATTGCTGGTTTTAGTTGTTCAGATCTTTCAGGAAGTTGGAATGAAAATCGCTCAGAAACAGGATCGGAGAAAATAA